The following coding sequences lie in one Carassius carassius chromosome 1, fCarCar2.1, whole genome shotgun sequence genomic window:
- the b9d1 gene encoding B9 domain-containing protein 1, which produces MTSENPAVFLLMVNGQIEAADFPEYDDLYCKYCFVYGHDWAPTSGLEEGISQITSKGRGSQSLVWNFPLDISFKSTNPFGWPQIVVSVYGPDTFGNDVVRGYGAIHIPFTPGKHTKTIPMFVPESTSRLQKFTSWLMGRRPEFTDPKVVAQGDGREVTRVRSQGFVTLQFNIVTKDMKKLGYETTSEHSAATGLTKTSQKL; this is translated from the exons ATGACCTCAGAAAACCCAGCTGTTTTTCTTCTCATGGTTAATGGGCAAATCGAAGCAGCCGAT TTCCCAGAATATGACGATCTTTACTGCAAGTATTGCTTCGTTTATGGACACGACTGGGCGCCCACATCA GGCTTGGAAGAGGGAATTTCTCAAATAACTTCTAAAGGTAGAGGATCTCAGAGTTTGGTGTGGAACTTCCCACTGGACATCTCGTTCAAAAGCACGAACCCATTTGGCT ggCCCCAGATTGTGGTCAGTGTGTACGGCCCTGACACTTTTGGAAATGATGTTGTGAGAGGTTATGGAGCCATACACATCCCGTTTACACCTGGAAA ACACACCAAGACCATCCCTATGTTTGTTCCTGAGTCTACATCAAGACTTCAGAAGTTCACAAG CTGGCTGATGGGACGGCGTCCAGAATTCACAGATCCCAAGGTTGTTGCCCAAGGAGATGGAAGAGAAg TGACGAGGGTGCGCTCACAAGGTTTTGTTACACTACAGTTCAACATTGTGACCAAAGACATGAAGAAACTGGGTTATGAAACAACATCAGAGCATTCAGCTGCTACAGGACTGACAAAAACATCTCAAAAGCTCTAA